In the genome of Triticum urartu cultivar G1812 chromosome 5, Tu2.1, whole genome shotgun sequence, one region contains:
- the LOC125506429 gene encoding berberine bridge enzyme-like Cyn d 4, whose protein sequence is MSMLMPRVSGCLARAFFVSFFFFSCSVASPSPDGDGFLQCLRPKNVPSELVYTQTSSSFTDVLASSIRNGKFFTNATARPLCIVTPRDASHVQAAVLCGRGQGVRLRVRSGGHDYEGLSYRSARPSSEAFAVVDLGANLRAVRVNRLQSTAWVDSGATIGELYYAIAKNDSRLAFPAGECPTIGVGGHLSGGGVGMMMRKHGLSSDKVLDATLVNADGELLDRAGMGEDLFWAIRGGGGGNFGIVLSWKVQLVQVPSTVVAFNIAKTVEQGAVDVLTRWQDVAPCLPSDITLRAIVRGRQAMFQALYLGGCGSLVAMMDDQFPELGMTSADCQPMSWAQSAATPFLSFGRNGTLEEALLNRTTGLSRSNKGKSDYVRRAIPKAAWEDIFPWFAKAGAGFILLEPHGGFMGGVPAAATPYPHRNGVLYVMQYIVTWPQEGGDGGTAATAWIQGLYELMGRHVSKNPRRAYVNFRDLDVGQNDEAGTFEGGEAWGERYFVGNYRRLAAVKAAVDPTNYFRNEQSIPPLH, encoded by the coding sequence ATGAGTATGCTGATGCCCAGAGTCAGCGGCTGCTTAGCACGCGCCTTCTTTGtgagcttcttcttcttctcatgcTCTGTTGCTTCCCCGTCCCCTGATGGTGATGGCTTCCTGCAATGCCTACGGCCCAAGAATGTGCCCAGCGAGCTCGTGTACACGCAGACCTCCAGCAGCTTCACCGACGTGCTGGCCTCCTCCATCAGGAACGGCAAGTTCTTCACCAACGCCACGGCGAGGCCGCTCTGCATCGTCACGCCCCGAGACGCCTCCCACGTCCAGGCCGCCGTGCTCTGCGGCCGCGGCCAGGGCGTGCGCCTACGCGTGCGCAGCGGCGGGCACGACTACGAGGGCCTGTCCTACCGTTCGGCGCGGCCTTCTTCCGAGGCGTTCGCGGTGGTCGACCTCGGCGCCAACCTCCGGGCCGTGCGCGTCAACCGGCTCCAGTCCACGGCCTGGGTCGACTCGGGCGCCACCATCGGGGAGCTCTACTACGCCATCGCCAAGAACGACTCCCGGCTCGCGTTCCCGGCCGGCGAGTGCCCGACCATCGGCGTGGGCGGCCACTTgagcggcggcggcgtcggcatGATGATGCGCAAGCACGGCCTCTCCAGCGACAAGGTGCTCGACGCCACGCTGGTCAACGCCGACGGCGAGCTCCTGGACAGGGCCGGCATGGGGGAGGACCTCTTCTGGGCCatccggggcggcggcggcggcaacttCGGCATCGTGCTCTCGTGGAAGGTCCAGCTCGTGCAGGTCCCGTCGACGGTGGTGGCGTTCAACATCGCCAAGACGGTGGAGCAGGGCGCCGTGGACGTCCTCACCAGATGGCAGGACGTGGCGCCGTGTCTACCCAGCGACATCACCCTAAGGGCGATCGTGCGGGGGCGGCAGGCCATGTTCCAGGCCCTGTACCTCGGCGGGTGCGGCTCGCTGGTGGCCATGATGGACGACCAGTTCCCGGAGCTGGGCATGACGAGCGCCGACTGCCAGCCGATGAGCTGGGCGCAGTCGGCGGCCACGCCGTTCCTGAGCTTCGGCAGGAACGGCACGCTGGAGGAGGCGCTCCTGAACAGGACCACCGGGCTGAGCAGGTCCAACAAGGGCAAGTCGGACTACGTCCGGCGCGCCATCCCCAAGGCGGCGTGGGAGGACATCTTCCCCTGGTTCGCCAAGGCCGGCGCCGGGTTCATCCTGCTGGAGCCCCACGGCGGGTTCATGGGCGGCGTCCCCGCCGCCGCGACGCCGTACCCGCACCGGAACGGCGTGCTGTACGTGATGCAGTACATCGTGACGTGGCCGCAGGAGGGCGGGGACGGCGGCACGGCGGCGACGGCATGGATCCAGGGCCTGTACGAGTTGATGGGGCGGCACGTGAGCAAGAACCCTCGGCGGGCGTACGTCAACTTCCGGGACCTGGACGTCGGGCAGAACGACGAGGCCGGCACGTTCGAGGGCGGCGAGGCCTGGGGCGAGCGCTACTTCGTGGGCAACTACCGGCGGCTGGCGGCGGTGAAGGCGGCCGTGGATCCCACCAACTACTTCAGGAACGAGCAGAGCATCCCGCCGTTGCATTGA